In a single window of the Magnolia sinica isolate HGM2019 chromosome 7, MsV1, whole genome shotgun sequence genome:
- the LOC131250602 gene encoding transcription factor bHLH100-like encodes MLALSFPQFSTFELPLDDQMVDNHMNWDGPFMNCMNQETGTSESYIQFATCMPEISIEDPKQSSVSGVDPSNVKKLSHNANERDRRKKLNNLYSSLRTMLPGLHPKKKLSIPATVSYVLKYIPELQKQVEGLKKRKEEILSKITKQGDLSYLRNIRSEAASVLPSQTISVRECGDKEVMIQICSVNSDNERRCPLSMVVQSLEDEGLLVLNSSFTIAGGKVFHNLHLQAQRNENLFRLTGIISLGGAAVYVANSTSACMWHACLGDMSERGMKGVLDLCILMYGGHRL; translated from the exons ATGTTAGCATTATCCTTCCCTCAGTTTTCAACCTTTGAATTGCCATTAGATGATCAAATGGTCGACAACCACATGAACTGGGATGGCCCTTTCATGAACTGCATGAACCAAGAAACCGGCACTTCTGAATCTTACATCCAATTTGCTACTTGTATGCCAGAAATTTCCATCGAAGATCCCAAGCAGTCGTCTGTGAGTGGCGTCGATCCCTCAAATGTGAAGAAGTTAAGCCATAATGCTAATGAACGTGATCGGCGTAAAAAGCTGAACAATTTATACTCCTCGCTACGAACAATGCTTCCGGGGCTCCATCCAAAG AAGAAGTTGAGCATTCcggccactgtttcctatgtctTAAAATATATACCGGAGCTTCAGAAACAAGTGGAGGGGctaaagaaaaggaaggaggagATTCTATCGAAAATCACCAAGCAAGGAGACCTCAGCTATCTCAGAAACATTAGAAGCGAGGCAGCTTCTGTGCTGCCTTCTCAAACGATATCTGTGAGAGAATGTGGCGATAAAGAGGTTATGATTCAGATATGCAGTGTCAACAGCGACAATGAAAGGCGATGCCCGCTCTCTATGGTTGTACAGAGTTTGGAAGACGAAGGCCTTCTTGTGCTAAATTCTTCTTTCACCATTGCCGGGGGCAAAGTCTTCCATAATCTCCATCTGCAG GCACAGAGGAATGAAAACCTTTTCAGGTTGACCGGGATCATTTCattaggtggagctgcagtgtATGTAGCGAATTCTACGTctgcatgtatgtggcatgcatgctTGGGCGACATGAGTGAgaggggcatgaag GGTGTTCTTGAtttgtgcattctgatgtatggaggCCATCGCTTGTAG